One Ethanoligenens harbinense YUAN-3 genomic window carries:
- a CDS encoding 1-deoxy-D-xylulose-5-phosphate reductoisomerase translates to MMAVQSLAILGSTGSIGTQALDVAEKLGLRITGLAAGRNVEELERQVRRFCPAVAAVSDEEAAGRLRARLRDVPVEILAGEEGVCAVARGESDLVLNAVVGMAGLAPTLAAIRAGRNLALANKESLVVGGELVMRLAEENGVRILPVDSEHSAVFQCLQGCAGRGEVERLILTASGGPFFGCSRAELAQVGPEQALHHPNWKMGAKITIDSATLINKGLELIEAIWLFGLPPEKIEVVVHRQSIVHSAVEFADHAVLAQLGVPDMRVPIQYAVTWPHRVPSPVRQMDWFSLGALTFERPDEDTFTGLRACKKAIRRGGLVPAALNGANEEAVALFLEKEIGFLDIAALAEAASDRQEPGEVTYEGIRKADAAARAFVRAQARKADGSVPRRAL, encoded by the coding sequence ATGATGGCAGTGCAGTCCCTCGCGATACTGGGTTCCACCGGCTCCATCGGTACACAGGCGCTGGACGTGGCCGAAAAACTGGGGCTTCGGATAACGGGGCTTGCCGCCGGCCGCAATGTGGAGGAACTGGAACGGCAGGTGCGCAGGTTCTGCCCCGCCGTGGCGGCGGTGTCGGATGAAGAAGCGGCCGGACGGCTGCGCGCCAGGCTACGCGATGTGCCGGTGGAAATTCTTGCGGGTGAAGAAGGCGTGTGCGCCGTTGCACGCGGGGAAAGCGACCTGGTGCTTAACGCGGTGGTGGGCATGGCCGGGCTGGCGCCCACGCTTGCGGCTATACGGGCTGGGCGGAATCTGGCGCTGGCCAACAAGGAATCTCTGGTGGTCGGCGGTGAACTGGTCATGCGGCTCGCCGAGGAGAACGGCGTGCGTATTCTGCCGGTGGATAGTGAGCATTCCGCCGTATTCCAATGCCTGCAGGGCTGCGCGGGGCGCGGGGAGGTCGAACGTCTGATCCTCACCGCATCCGGCGGGCCCTTTTTTGGCTGTTCGCGTGCCGAACTTGCGCAGGTGGGTCCGGAGCAGGCCCTCCATCATCCAAACTGGAAAATGGGTGCCAAGATCACCATCGACAGTGCCACGCTCATCAACAAAGGGCTGGAACTGATCGAGGCGATCTGGCTGTTCGGCCTGCCTCCGGAGAAAATAGAGGTGGTGGTGCACCGCCAGAGCATCGTGCACTCGGCGGTGGAATTCGCCGACCATGCCGTTTTGGCCCAGCTCGGCGTGCCGGATATGCGCGTGCCTATCCAGTATGCCGTTACCTGGCCGCACCGTGTGCCATCCCCCGTCCGGCAGATGGACTGGTTTTCGTTAGGCGCGCTCACGTTCGAGCGGCCGGATGAAGACACGTTCACCGGGCTGCGGGCATGCAAAAAGGCCATCCGCCGCGGCGGGCTGGTTCCGGCAGCGCTCAACGGCGCAAACGAGGAAGCGGTGGCGCTGTTTTTAGAGAAGGAGATCGGTTTTCTGGACATCGCCGCGCTGGCGGAGGCCGCGTCCGACCGCCAGGAGCCGGGCGAGGTGACCTATGAGGGCATTCGGAAGGCCGACGCGGCCGCCCGCGCGTTTGTGCGCGCCCAGGCGCGGAAAGCCGACGGAAGCGTGCCCCGCCGGGCGCTGTGA
- a CDS encoding phosphatidate cytidylyltransferase produces MRQRLISAAFGVPLIAAVLLLYNTVVLNIVVALISILALYEVFVAMKYIQSRGLAAASFVYTAVMPFFNISRMHLIVMIFSYLFIVVLFSLLMHYRAGLKLEQIGTAFMLTVMISLAFSSIVFLRDIFSTHGYTTFDSLFYLALIFIGAWITDAGAYFVGRFLGRHKMAPQISPKKTVEGAVGGVVCSTVLFPVAGLIYQSYAASLHIGVTVNYPLLVVMGVLCALAAIFGDLAASIIKRECRIKDFGHILPGHGGIMDRFDSVMFVAPLLYVLVQIVHVVSVGTIPV; encoded by the coding sequence ATGAGACAACGGCTTATCTCGGCGGCGTTCGGCGTGCCCCTGATCGCAGCGGTACTGCTGCTTTACAACACCGTGGTTCTGAATATCGTGGTGGCGCTCATCAGCATTTTGGCGCTTTATGAGGTCTTCGTGGCCATGAAATACATCCAGAGCCGCGGACTGGCTGCCGCAAGCTTTGTTTACACGGCGGTGATGCCCTTTTTCAATATTAGCCGAATGCACCTGATCGTGATGATATTCAGTTATCTGTTTATTGTGGTGCTGTTCAGCCTGCTGATGCATTACCGCGCGGGCCTCAAGCTGGAACAGATCGGCACGGCGTTCATGCTCACGGTCATGATCAGCCTGGCGTTTTCCAGCATCGTGTTTCTGCGCGATATTTTCTCGACGCATGGCTATACCACTTTCGATTCGCTGTTTTATCTCGCGCTTATCTTCATCGGCGCGTGGATCACCGACGCGGGCGCGTATTTTGTGGGGCGTTTTTTAGGACGGCACAAGATGGCGCCGCAGATCAGCCCAAAGAAAACGGTCGAGGGCGCGGTGGGCGGCGTGGTGTGTTCCACGGTGCTGTTTCCGGTGGCGGGGCTGATTTATCAGAGCTACGCCGCCTCCTTGCATATCGGGGTGACGGTGAACTATCCGTTGCTGGTCGTGATGGGCGTGCTCTGCGCGCTCGCTGCCATTTTCGGCGATCTGGCGGCGTCCATCATCAAGCGCGAATGCCGGATTAAGGATTTCGGACACATCCTACCCGGCCACGGCGGTATCATGGACCGTTTTGACAGTGTGATGTTTGTCGCGCCGCTATTGTATGTGCTGGTGCAGATCGTGCATGTCGTATCGGTGGGTACGATTCCGGTATAA
- the uppS gene encoding polyprenyl diphosphate synthase produces the protein MFGFRKKTEAPSERILPVHIAIKMDGNRRWAKQHHVPRQAGHVAGSEAFKTIARYCNKIGVQYLTVYAFSSENWKRSEDEVSGLMSLLRKNLRDVLTIFRDENIRTRFIGDRTRLDAELQALMAETEEVSENRTGLRLNIAINYGGRPELVAAARAIAEDVRAGTLAPEAVDANVLASHLETAGQPDPDLVIMPGAEKRISNFLLWQSAYAEYWFSDVLWPDFTPDVLEQAIADFNTRKRRFGGS, from the coding sequence ATGTTTGGGTTTCGCAAAAAAACGGAAGCGCCGTCCGAACGGATTTTGCCGGTGCACATCGCCATCAAGATGGACGGCAACCGCCGCTGGGCCAAACAGCACCATGTGCCGAGACAGGCCGGGCATGTGGCCGGTTCCGAGGCGTTCAAGACCATCGCGCGGTATTGCAACAAGATTGGTGTGCAGTACCTCACGGTTTATGCATTTTCCAGCGAAAACTGGAAACGCTCGGAGGATGAAGTGTCCGGGCTGATGAGCCTGCTGCGCAAAAATCTGCGGGATGTGCTTACCATTTTCCGAGATGAGAACATCCGCACCCGCTTCATCGGCGATCGCACCCGGTTGGATGCGGAATTGCAGGCGCTGATGGCGGAAACCGAGGAAGTTTCCGAAAATCGCACCGGCCTGCGGCTGAACATCGCGATCAATTACGGGGGGCGCCCCGAACTGGTGGCCGCCGCGCGCGCCATTGCGGAGGACGTGCGGGCGGGCACGCTCGCGCCCGAAGCGGTGGATGCGAACGTACTGGCATCGCATCTCGAAACGGCCGGGCAGCCCGATCCCGACCTGGTCATCATGCCCGGTGCGGAAAAGCGCATCTCCAATTTTCTGCTGTGGCAGTCGGCCTATGCGGAATACTGGTTTTCCGATGTGCTCTGGCCGGATTTCACACCGGACGTTCTGGAACAGGCCATCGCCGATTTCAACACACGCAAGCGCCGCTTCGGCGGCTCCTGA
- the frr gene encoding ribosome recycling factor gives MAGKQDYQVKMTKTVAALESEYGTIRAGRANPAILDKVRVDYYGTPTPINQIAAVSVTEARNLTIQPWDITQLRAIEKAIYASDLGVNPQNDGKIIRIAFPPLTEERRKELVKTVRKYGEDAKVAIRSIRRDAIESLKEQKKGGELTEDDLKDAEKKVQDATDRFCKEIDGIAAKKEKEIMEI, from the coding sequence ATGGCAGGCAAACAGGATTATCAGGTGAAAATGACCAAAACGGTGGCGGCGCTGGAAAGCGAATACGGCACCATCCGTGCCGGCCGTGCCAACCCGGCCATTTTGGATAAGGTGCGGGTGGACTATTATGGCACCCCCACGCCCATCAACCAGATCGCAGCCGTTTCGGTCACCGAGGCGCGCAACCTGACCATCCAGCCGTGGGATATCACACAGCTCCGGGCAATCGAGAAAGCGATCTATGCTTCCGATCTCGGTGTCAACCCGCAGAACGACGGCAAAATCATCCGCATCGCTTTCCCGCCCCTCACCGAGGAGCGGCGCAAAGAACTGGTGAAAACGGTGCGCAAATACGGCGAGGATGCCAAAGTGGCCATCCGCTCCATTCGTCGGGATGCGATCGAGTCGCTCAAGGAGCAGAAAAAAGGCGGTGAGCTGACCGAAGACGACCTCAAGGACGCGGAGAAGAAGGTGCAGGACGCCACCGACCGCTTCTGCAAGGAGATCGACGGTATCGCCGCCAAAAAAGAAAAAGAAATCATGGAAATATAA
- the pyrH gene encoding UMP kinase, producing the protein MEQPRYRRILLKLSGEALAGPKHFGLDYDVVTEICRSVKEAADLGTEIAVVVGGGNFWRGRSNEKMDRTRADHMGMLATVINSLAIADALEQLDVPVRVQTAIEMRQIAEPYIRNRAVRHLEKGRVVVFGCGTGNPFFSTDTAAALRAVEIDADIILKATMVDGVYDSDPTKHPDAKRFDHIAYIDVLNRGLGIMDSTATSLCMDNEVPIMVFSLEDPRNIVRAVLGESIGTIVQNTL; encoded by the coding sequence ATGGAGCAGCCCCGATACAGGCGTATTCTTCTGAAATTGAGCGGAGAGGCTTTGGCGGGGCCGAAGCATTTCGGCCTGGATTATGACGTCGTCACCGAGATCTGCCGCAGCGTGAAAGAGGCGGCGGATCTCGGCACCGAGATCGCGGTGGTGGTCGGCGGCGGCAACTTCTGGCGCGGGCGCAGCAACGAAAAGATGGACCGGACGCGTGCCGACCATATGGGTATGCTGGCCACCGTCATCAACTCGCTGGCCATTGCCGACGCACTTGAGCAGTTGGACGTGCCGGTGCGTGTGCAGACGGCCATCGAGATGCGGCAGATCGCCGAGCCCTATATCCGCAACCGCGCCGTGCGCCATTTGGAAAAAGGGCGCGTGGTGGTGTTCGGCTGCGGCACGGGCAACCCGTTCTTCTCGACGGACACGGCGGCGGCCCTCCGCGCGGTGGAGATCGACGCGGACATCATCCTGAAAGCCACCATGGTGGACGGCGTATATGACAGCGACCCCACCAAGCATCCGGATGCCAAGCGGTTCGACCATATTGCCTATATCGACGTGCTCAACCGCGGGCTGGGCATCATGGACAGCACCGCCACCTCCCTCTGCATGGACAATGAAGTGCCCATCATGGTTTTCAGCCTGGAAGACCCGCGCAACATTGTACGGGCCGTGCTGGGTGAAAGCATCGGCACCATCGTGCAGAACACACTTTGA
- the tsf gene encoding translation elongation factor Ts: protein MAFTAKDVKALREQTGAGMMDCKKALTESDGDFDKAVEYLREKGLAAAAKKSDRIAAEGVVFAEVDPSLHAGLVLEVNAETDFVAKNDSFQEFVRQVADTILKQNPADLDTLLALKAEGSDLTVAEVLHEKVLTIGENIKIRRFVRLEGDLITYIHGGGRIGVLVQFDTDVAGKDGFGEYGKDIAMQIAAMNPRYLNEQAVPADVVEEEKKVLTVQAMNEGKPQNIAEKMVNGRIRKFFKEICLVDQEFVKDADLTVSKYTEETAKKLGGGIKITQFVRFEKGEGLEKRHDDLAAEVAGMVK from the coding sequence ATGGCATTTACAGCAAAAGACGTGAAGGCGCTGCGGGAGCAGACCGGCGCCGGCATGATGGACTGCAAGAAGGCGCTGACGGAGTCCGACGGCGATTTCGACAAAGCCGTGGAATACCTGCGTGAAAAAGGCCTGGCCGCGGCCGCCAAAAAGTCCGACCGCATCGCGGCGGAAGGCGTGGTTTTTGCCGAGGTCGATCCGTCCCTTCACGCGGGCCTGGTGCTGGAAGTGAATGCCGAGACCGACTTTGTGGCCAAGAACGATTCGTTCCAGGAATTTGTGCGGCAGGTGGCCGACACCATCCTCAAGCAAAACCCGGCCGATCTGGATACCCTGCTGGCACTGAAAGCGGAAGGCTCCGATCTGACCGTGGCCGAAGTGCTGCATGAAAAAGTGCTCACCATCGGCGAGAACATTAAGATCCGCCGCTTCGTCCGTTTGGAAGGCGACCTCATCACCTATATCCACGGCGGCGGGCGCATCGGCGTGCTGGTGCAGTTCGACACCGACGTGGCGGGCAAAGACGGCTTTGGGGAATACGGCAAAGACATCGCCATGCAGATCGCGGCGATGAACCCGCGTTACCTCAACGAGCAGGCCGTGCCGGCCGACGTGGTCGAGGAAGAGAAGAAAGTGCTCACCGTGCAGGCCATGAACGAGGGCAAACCGCAGAACATCGCGGAGAAAATGGTCAACGGCCGCATCCGCAAGTTCTTTAAAGAAATCTGCCTGGTCGATCAGGAGTTCGTCAAGGACGCCGATCTGACGGTGTCGAAATATACCGAAGAGACCGCCAAGAAACTGGGCGGCGGCATCAAAATCACGCAGTTCGTGCGCTTTGAAAAAGGCGAGGGCTTGGAGAAACGGCACGACGATCTGGCGGCGGAAGTCGCCGGCATGGTGAAATAA
- the rpsB gene encoding 30S ribosomal protein S2 translates to MASVVTMKQLLEAGVHFGHQTRRWNPKMTPYIFTERNGIYIIDLQKTVRKLEEAYNFVRKLSEGGNTILFVGTKKQAQDSIREEAERAGAYFVNARWLGGMLTNFRTIRRRIDRLAQLRKMEEDGTFELLPKKEVVKLKLEIEKLEKYLGGIKDMKKLPAALFIVDPRKERIAVSEARKLGIPIVAIVDTNCDPDEIDYVIPGNDDAIRAVRLISSVMANALLEGKQGEQNAQAAGEAAGETAAAQ, encoded by the coding sequence ATGGCATCTGTCGTTACTATGAAACAGCTTTTGGAAGCGGGCGTGCATTTCGGCCACCAGACACGGCGCTGGAACCCGAAAATGACCCCGTATATCTTCACCGAGCGCAACGGCATCTACATCATCGATCTGCAGAAGACCGTGCGCAAGCTCGAAGAAGCTTACAACTTCGTGCGCAAGCTCTCCGAGGGCGGTAACACCATCCTGTTCGTAGGCACCAAGAAGCAGGCGCAGGACTCCATCCGCGAGGAAGCCGAGCGCGCGGGCGCGTATTTCGTCAACGCGCGCTGGCTGGGCGGTATGCTCACCAACTTCCGCACCATTCGCCGCCGCATCGACCGTCTTGCCCAGCTGCGCAAGATGGAAGAGGACGGCACGTTTGAACTGCTTCCGAAAAAGGAAGTGGTCAAACTCAAGCTGGAGATCGAGAAGCTGGAGAAATACCTCGGCGGCATTAAAGATATGAAAAAACTGCCGGCGGCGCTGTTCATCGTCGATCCGCGCAAAGAGCGCATCGCCGTTTCCGAAGCGCGCAAGCTGGGCATTCCCATCGTCGCTATCGTGGATACCAACTGCGATCCGGATGAGATCGACTATGTCATCCCCGGCAACGACGACGCCATCCGCGCTGTGCGCCTGATCTCTTCCGTGATGGCCAACGCGCTGCTGGAAGGCAAGCAGGGCGAACAGAACGCACAGGCCGCCGGCGAAGCGGCCGGGGAAACCGCCGCCGCGCAATAA
- a CDS encoding YlmC/YmxH family sporulation protein codes for MDLTTIEELSCKDVINLRDGSRLGNVCDVQISICDGCVKALIIFGRPRFFGLFGRDEDLLIPWENIDKIGEDTILVDCEPCCGPARPCRKKGIFSFLH; via the coding sequence GTGGATTTGACCACGATCGAGGAACTCTCCTGCAAAGATGTCATCAACCTGCGGGACGGCAGCCGGCTCGGTAATGTCTGCGACGTGCAGATCAGCATTTGCGACGGGTGTGTCAAAGCGCTTATCATTTTCGGCCGGCCGCGTTTTTTCGGCCTTTTCGGGCGGGATGAGGATCTGCTCATCCCGTGGGAAAATATCGACAAGATCGGGGAGGATACCATCCTGGTGGACTGCGAGCCCTGCTGCGGCCCCGCGCGGCCGTGCAGAAAAAAAGGCATTTTCAGTTTTCTTCACTGA
- the sigG gene encoding RNA polymerase sporulation sigma factor SigG, with protein MQFNKVEICGVNTSKLKVLTESQKTALLKRVKQGDLAAREELISGNLRLVLSVIQRFTNRGENLDDLFQVGCIGLMKSIDNFDISQNVRFSTYAVPMIIGEIRRYLRDNNPIRVSRSLRDIAYKAMQCKERLMNANQREPTIEEMAKEMDMPKEEIVMALESVVEPVSLYEPVYSDGGDTIYVMDQIGDKTVDSDWLDEITLKEAVGALSEREKRILYLRFFEGHTQMEVASEIGISQAQVSRLEKGALSKIKSQM; from the coding sequence ATGCAGTTCAACAAAGTGGAAATCTGCGGCGTGAACACTTCCAAATTGAAAGTGTTGACGGAATCACAAAAAACGGCGCTGCTCAAGCGCGTGAAACAGGGCGACCTTGCCGCCAGGGAAGAACTCATCAGTGGCAACCTCCGGCTGGTGCTCAGCGTCATCCAGCGCTTCACCAACCGTGGGGAGAATCTGGACGATCTGTTCCAGGTGGGGTGCATCGGGCTGATGAAATCCATAGACAACTTCGATATTTCTCAGAATGTACGCTTTTCCACCTATGCCGTTCCTATGATCATCGGCGAGATCCGCCGCTATCTGCGCGACAATAACCCCATCCGTGTCAGCCGTTCGCTGCGGGACATCGCCTATAAGGCCATGCAGTGCAAAGAGCGGCTGATGAACGCAAATCAGCGGGAGCCGACCATTGAGGAGATGGCCAAAGAGATGGATATGCCCAAAGAGGAGATCGTGATGGCCTTGGAATCGGTGGTGGAACCGGTGTCGCTCTACGAGCCGGTATACTCCGACGGCGGGGACACCATCTATGTGATGGACCAGATCGGAGACAAAACGGTAGACAGCGACTGGCTGGACGAGATCACGCTCAAGGAGGCTGTGGGCGCCCTCAGCGAGCGGGAAAAACGCATTCTCTACCTGCGCTTTTTCGAAGGGCACACCCAGATGGAGGTCGCTTCCGAGATCGGTATCTCGCAGGCGCAGGTCTCCCGGCTGGAAAAAGGGGCGCTCTCCAAGATCAAAAGCCAGATGTGA
- the sigE gene encoding RNA polymerase sporulation sigma factor SigE, with protein sequence MRACMAVIHKLLLDENRIYYINGPDTLPAPLGAEDEAACLRGLEAGEKDAKNRLIEHNLRLVVYIAKKFENTGVGVEDLVSIGTIGLIKAVNTFCPSRGIKLATYASRCIENEILMFLRKTQNQKNEVSIDEPLHVDWDGNELLLSDVLGTDSDVVHHNIEKDVDKSLLAAAISHLSKRERVIMEMRFGLRGGPGRTQKEVADSLGISQSYISRLEKRIIQRLKKEIERVG encoded by the coding sequence ATGCGCGCATGCATGGCCGTGATACATAAGCTGCTTTTAGACGAAAACCGCATCTATTATATCAACGGGCCGGATACGCTCCCGGCTCCTCTTGGGGCGGAGGACGAGGCCGCCTGTCTGCGCGGGCTGGAAGCGGGGGAGAAGGATGCCAAAAACCGGCTCATCGAGCACAACCTCCGGCTGGTGGTCTATATCGCCAAAAAGTTTGAAAACACCGGCGTGGGCGTGGAGGATCTCGTTTCCATCGGCACGATCGGCCTCATCAAGGCGGTGAACACGTTCTGCCCGTCCCGCGGCATCAAGCTGGCCACCTATGCCTCTCGCTGTATTGAGAACGAGATTCTGATGTTCCTGCGCAAAACGCAGAACCAGAAAAACGAGGTCTCCATAGACGAACCGCTGCATGTGGACTGGGACGGCAACGAGCTGTTGCTTTCCGATGTGCTGGGCACCGACAGCGACGTGGTACACCACAACATCGAAAAGGATGTGGATAAGAGTCTGCTGGCCGCCGCCATCAGCCACCTGTCCAAACGCGAGCGCGTCATTATGGAGATGCGCTTTGGTCTGCGCGGCGGCCCGGGGCGCACCCAGAAAGAGGTGGCGGATTCGCTGGGCATCTCGCAGTCGTATATCTCCCGGCTGGAAAAACGTATCATCCAGCGGCTGAAGAAGGAGATCGAGCGCGTGGGGTAA
- the spoIIGA gene encoding sigma-E processing peptidase SpoIIGA has translation MVRVVYIDVLFAVNLILDYFILLTVSRMLHRQDKRLRLLLGAGVGALYALFIFLPEMGILYTAGLKALLSVGIVLAAYRFSTVKSFLQMLGLFYLVSFAFGGLIFALYFFCTPPGMLMRNGVVYFDISPVTLILAAGACYVAITLFSRLVRRHESRFYSLALSVDGKTVSLSAMLDTGNSLRDPLSGMPVMVVEYGAVQPLLPRALRPVFQKGAAGELPRLEGSGWENRLRMVPYGGLNGKGGLLPAFRPDELAVQMKNRTVKTKDVFIAVCGGRLSSDGRYRALLTPMLINTLSGDDSFAGDARTVPAGHARMHGRDT, from the coding sequence ATGGTACGAGTGGTCTATATAGACGTTCTGTTCGCCGTCAATCTCATCCTGGACTATTTTATTCTGCTTACCGTGTCCCGTATGCTCCACCGGCAGGATAAAAGGCTGCGGCTGCTTCTGGGGGCGGGGGTGGGCGCGCTGTACGCGCTGTTCATCTTTTTGCCGGAAATGGGTATCCTCTATACGGCCGGCCTGAAAGCCCTGCTTTCCGTGGGTATCGTGCTGGCGGCCTACCGCTTTTCCACCGTCAAATCCTTTTTGCAGATGCTGGGGCTTTTTTATCTGGTCAGTTTTGCGTTCGGCGGGTTGATTTTCGCACTTTATTTTTTCTGCACACCGCCGGGCATGCTCATGCGCAACGGCGTGGTATATTTCGATATCTCGCCGGTCACGCTCATCCTGGCGGCGGGCGCCTGCTATGTGGCCATCACACTGTTTTCCAGGCTGGTGCGCCGGCACGAGTCCCGCTTTTACAGCCTGGCGCTCTCGGTGGACGGCAAAACGGTTTCGCTTTCCGCCATGCTGGACACCGGCAACAGCCTGCGCGATCCGCTCTCGGGCATGCCGGTGATGGTGGTCGAATATGGAGCGGTGCAGCCGCTGCTGCCGCGTGCGCTGCGGCCCGTGTTTCAAAAGGGGGCGGCCGGGGAACTGCCTCGGCTGGAGGGGAGCGGCTGGGAGAACCGGCTGCGCATGGTGCCATATGGCGGGTTGAACGGGAAGGGTGGCCTGCTGCCCGCCTTCCGGCCGGATGAACTGGCGGTACAGATGAAAAACCGGACGGTGAAAACCAAGGATGTATTCATAGCCGTTTGCGGGGGCCGCCTGAGCAGCGACGGGCGGTATCGGGCCTTGCTCACCCCCATGCTGATCAACACATTATCGGGAGATGATTCTTTTGCCGGCGATGCGCGAACTGTACCGGCGGGCCATGCGCGCATGCATGGCCGTGATACATAA